From the genome of Chanos chanos chromosome 5, fChaCha1.1, whole genome shotgun sequence, one region includes:
- the a1cf gene encoding APOBEC1 complementation factor isoform X2 gives METNQKCGDGLTGTQKEAALRALIQRTGYQLHQENGQRRYGGPPPGWEGPPPERGSEIFVGKLPRDLFEDELVPLCEKFGKIYEVRMMMDFNGNNRGYAFVTFSNKQEAKNAMKQLNNYEIRNGRLLGVCASVDNCRLFVGGIPKTKKREEILAEMKKVTDGVVDVIVYPSAADKSKNRGFAFVEYESHRAAAMARRKLLPGRIQLWGHAIAVDWAEPEVEVDEDTMATVKILYVRNLMLATTEETIEKEFNSIKAGAVERVKKIRDYAFVHFSKREDAINAMNALNGKVLDGSPIEVTLAKPVDKDSYVRYTRGTGGRGGALLQGEYAYTLGQMYDPSAAYLGAPVFYAPHAYTAIPNHFRFPTAKGHVGTRGLVRSPSVRGAAGVRGLGGRGYLAYAGVGRGCAGYQLKADKRPDEKLYDLLPGMELTPMNPVTLKPQGIKQATQILEDICQKNNWGQPVYQLHSAIGPDQRQLFLYKVTIPALATQYPNVHPFTPAKLCTAMDEAKIHAAEHTLQTLGLQTEGADASAAAAAAAVAAAAAAFPGYTIANPAATVAASQLKQTVSLGQDMTAYATYEGYPAFAVATRGDGYGVF, from the exons ATGGAAACCAATCAAAAATGTGGGGATGGACTGACTGGCACGCAGAAAGAGGCTGCATTGCGCGCTCTCATCCAGCGCACAGGATATCAGTTACACCAG GAGAATGGTCAAAGGAGGTACGGTGGCCCACCACCTGGCTGGGAAGGCCCTCCCccagaaagaggaagtgagatCTTCGTGGGGAAGCTGCCTCGTGACCTCTTTGAAGATGAACTGGTGCCACTCTGTGAAaaa TTTGGGAAAATCTATGAAGTACGGATGATGATGGATTTTAATGGAAACAATCGAGGCTATGCATTTGTTACCTTTTCCAACAAACAAGAGGCCAAGAATGCCATGAAACAACTTAATAACTATGAAATCAG GAATGGGAGACTCCTGGGCGTATGTGCAAGTGTGGACAACTGCCGCTTGTTTGTCGGGGGCATCcccaaaacaaagaagagagaggagatctTGGCAGAGATGAAAAAGGTGACAGATGGTGTTGTGGACGTCATTGTATACCCAAGCGCAGCGGACAAGTCCAAGAACAGAGGTTTTGCCTTCGTCGAGTATGAAAGTCATCGTGCAGCTGCCATGGCCAGACGAAAACTACTGCCAG GAAGGATTCAGCTTTGGGGCCATGCCATTGCCGTGGACTGGGCTGAGCCAGAGGTAGAGGTGGATGAGGACACCATGGCGACAGTGAAAATCCTCTACGTGAGGAACCTCATGCTAGCCACTACAGAGGAGACCATTGAAAAAGAGTTTAACAGTATCAAAGCAG GGGCTGTTGAAAGAGTGAAGAAAATCAGAGACTAcgcttttgttcatttttcgAAGAGGGAAGATGCCATCAATGCTATGAATGCACTGAATGGGAAG GTACTAGATGGCTCTCCTATTGAGGTGACACTGGCTAAGCCTGTGGATAAAGACAGTTATGTGCGTTATACCAGAGGCACAGGGGGTCGGGGAGGGGCACTGCTACAAGGCGAATATGCCTATACACTGGGACAGATGTATGATCCCTCTGCTGCTTATCTGGGTGCCCCAGTCTTTTATGCCCCTCATGCCTACACTGCTATTCCTAATCACTTTCGTTTTCCAACTGCCAAGGGGCACGTGGGCACACGAGGCCTGGTTCGCTCGCCCTCTGTCAGAG GGGCGGCGGGAGTGCGTGGTCTCGGGGGACGGGGATACCTCGCATATGCAGGGGTAGGCCGCGGCTGCGCTGGTTACCAGTTAAAGGCCGACAAGCGACCCGATGAAAAACTCTATGACCTCTTGCCAGGCATGGAGCTAACACCCATGAACCCTGTTACCCTAAAACCCCAGGGCATCAAACAGGCAACTCAG ATATTAGAAGACATCTGTCAGAAGAATAACTGGGGACAACCAGTATACCAATTACACTCTGCCATCGGACCAGATCAGAGGCAACTTTTCCTCTACAAAGTTACTATCCCTGCTCTGGCCACACAGTACCCCAATGT GCATCCATTTACACCTGCCAAATTGTGTACAGCAATGGATGAAGCAAAAATACATGCTGCAGAACATACTCTGCAGACCCTTGGTCTACAGACAGAGGGCGCTGATGcgtctgctgctgctgctgccgccgctgtcgccgctgctgctgctgctttccCAG GTTATACAATAGCCAACCCTGCTGCCACTGTGGCTGCCTCCCAGCTCAAACAGACTGTCTCCCTGGGCCAAGACATGACTGCCTACGCTACGTACGAGGGCTACCCAGCGTTCGCCGTGGCAACCCGCGGAGATGGTTATGGAGTATTCTGA
- the a1cf gene encoding APOBEC1 complementation factor isoform X1 produces the protein METNQKCGDGLTGTQKEAALRALIQRTGYQLHQENGQRRYGGPPPGWEGPPPERGSEIFVGKLPRDLFEDELVPLCEKFGKIYEVRMMMDFNGNNRGYAFVTFSNKQEAKNAMKQLNNYEIRNGRLLGVCASVDNCRLFVGGIPKTKKREEILAEMKKVTDGVVDVIVYPSAADKSKNRGFAFVEYESHRAAAMARRKLLPGRIQLWGHAIAVDWAEPEVEVDEDTMATVKILYVRNLMLATTEETIEKEFNSIKAGAVERVKKIRDYAFVHFSKREDAINAMNALNGKVLDGSPIEVTLAKPVDKDSYVRYTRGTGGRGGALLQGEYAYTLGQMYDPSAAYLGAPVFYAPHAYTAIPNHFRFPTAKGHVGTRGLVRSPSVREIYMNVPVGAAGVRGLGGRGYLAYAGVGRGCAGYQLKADKRPDEKLYDLLPGMELTPMNPVTLKPQGIKQATQILEDICQKNNWGQPVYQLHSAIGPDQRQLFLYKVTIPALATQYPNVHPFTPAKLCTAMDEAKIHAAEHTLQTLGLQTEGADASAAAAAAAVAAAAAAFPGYTIANPAATVAASQLKQTVSLGQDMTAYATYEGYPAFAVATRGDGYGVF, from the exons ATGGAAACCAATCAAAAATGTGGGGATGGACTGACTGGCACGCAGAAAGAGGCTGCATTGCGCGCTCTCATCCAGCGCACAGGATATCAGTTACACCAG GAGAATGGTCAAAGGAGGTACGGTGGCCCACCACCTGGCTGGGAAGGCCCTCCCccagaaagaggaagtgagatCTTCGTGGGGAAGCTGCCTCGTGACCTCTTTGAAGATGAACTGGTGCCACTCTGTGAAaaa TTTGGGAAAATCTATGAAGTACGGATGATGATGGATTTTAATGGAAACAATCGAGGCTATGCATTTGTTACCTTTTCCAACAAACAAGAGGCCAAGAATGCCATGAAACAACTTAATAACTATGAAATCAG GAATGGGAGACTCCTGGGCGTATGTGCAAGTGTGGACAACTGCCGCTTGTTTGTCGGGGGCATCcccaaaacaaagaagagagaggagatctTGGCAGAGATGAAAAAGGTGACAGATGGTGTTGTGGACGTCATTGTATACCCAAGCGCAGCGGACAAGTCCAAGAACAGAGGTTTTGCCTTCGTCGAGTATGAAAGTCATCGTGCAGCTGCCATGGCCAGACGAAAACTACTGCCAG GAAGGATTCAGCTTTGGGGCCATGCCATTGCCGTGGACTGGGCTGAGCCAGAGGTAGAGGTGGATGAGGACACCATGGCGACAGTGAAAATCCTCTACGTGAGGAACCTCATGCTAGCCACTACAGAGGAGACCATTGAAAAAGAGTTTAACAGTATCAAAGCAG GGGCTGTTGAAAGAGTGAAGAAAATCAGAGACTAcgcttttgttcatttttcgAAGAGGGAAGATGCCATCAATGCTATGAATGCACTGAATGGGAAG GTACTAGATGGCTCTCCTATTGAGGTGACACTGGCTAAGCCTGTGGATAAAGACAGTTATGTGCGTTATACCAGAGGCACAGGGGGTCGGGGAGGGGCACTGCTACAAGGCGAATATGCCTATACACTGGGACAGATGTATGATCCCTCTGCTGCTTATCTGGGTGCCCCAGTCTTTTATGCCCCTCATGCCTACACTGCTATTCCTAATCACTTTCGTTTTCCAACTGCCAAGGGGCACGTGGGCACACGAGGCCTGGTTCGCTCGCCCTCTGTCAGAG AAATTTACATGAATGTACCTGTAGGGGCGGCGGGAGTGCGTGGTCTCGGGGGACGGGGATACCTCGCATATGCAGGGGTAGGCCGCGGCTGCGCTGGTTACCAGTTAAAGGCCGACAAGCGACCCGATGAAAAACTCTATGACCTCTTGCCAGGCATGGAGCTAACACCCATGAACCCTGTTACCCTAAAACCCCAGGGCATCAAACAGGCAACTCAG ATATTAGAAGACATCTGTCAGAAGAATAACTGGGGACAACCAGTATACCAATTACACTCTGCCATCGGACCAGATCAGAGGCAACTTTTCCTCTACAAAGTTACTATCCCTGCTCTGGCCACACAGTACCCCAATGT GCATCCATTTACACCTGCCAAATTGTGTACAGCAATGGATGAAGCAAAAATACATGCTGCAGAACATACTCTGCAGACCCTTGGTCTACAGACAGAGGGCGCTGATGcgtctgctgctgctgctgccgccgctgtcgccgctgctgctgctgctttccCAG GTTATACAATAGCCAACCCTGCTGCCACTGTGGCTGCCTCCCAGCTCAAACAGACTGTCTCCCTGGGCCAAGACATGACTGCCTACGCTACGTACGAGGGCTACCCAGCGTTCGCCGTGGCAACCCGCGGAGATGGTTATGGAGTATTCTGA